The Lytechinus variegatus isolate NC3 chromosome 1, Lvar_3.0, whole genome shotgun sequence nucleotide sequence taatttgatacctaaattacagaaaatggttaagaaataacaaagttctggtcatttgaaataaggcttgaatttcaataatttcataaaatgaagaggttctccaggctggctttcaaactcactcaacactccgttttgttgacgatcagccatgcattaaatcttttgttcaccatgcgaaagcttctgtgggaaaccggtgaaaacacgtttatctcatgaaattatggaaatacaaggcttatttcaaatgaccagaacttttttatttcttcaccattttctgtaattgaggtaccaaattaaagagcagatattgaacttttcagaaatgtggttttctttttgaaacccagatacccctaGCCAAATGAgattttggtatcctttcttcaaattgtttttgctcactcatgcgtgaataagaaataagctaagtaatatcagatgaaagaggagattctaagctttaaattggtaggtcatttatctattctatttatgattaagttatgataaatgatcgctaaatctcggtttcgtttattctgggacgcactgtatatatatatacatataaatttataacattatgatcatgattattGCTATTTCTATCATAattagaataatgataaaaataatgataatgactgTAATAACCATtactattgttatcatcatcatcatcatcattatttctgtACTGTCGTCAAATTCCAACATTTCCCTCTTCCTCAAATCGTACACCGTGCGCATGATCGTGCGTGTTCTTGCACGCACGATCATCACATCTGGAATTGACTCTGAGCACTGAAATTTCTGTGATTGTTACGACTTATTTTGTGGTATCCAAACCTGCAATAAACCCGTTCGTGCTTACTTTTAGGTCTCTACAACCCTACTGTGATCCATTTGAAAAGTCCTTGGACGACCTTGGGATGCAGTACTTGCAAGGAACCTTGTAACCGACTGGCCATGATTATCATTTGAGTAAAGCAAGAATTACATtccttaaaggggtactccgggctgaaaatatttatgcaTGTATCTAATTAAGTGGAGTAAAATCCTCAAAGCAAActgctgaacatttcatcaaaatcaaataacaaaGAACTTTGttcttgaattttaaagtttagcaatgtattgtgaaaacagttgcaTGCACGTcatcatgcatattcattaggCATGTAAGgggtgctgatgatgatgatattacaTCCCAAcatcccccctttttttacatgaaatcataattgtttcactttTTTATACACGTataaatgatatgtctccctaatacgttgcagcaataaatatacattgcactagatcagttgtcaatttcatttgggGGGGTccttgaaaacaaaatcatatgttaaaatacaaaagagaaagaggggttACGACATTATCCGTTCGctcaatgaattttcatgaacacatgcatataactgttttaccGGAAaattgcaaatctttaaaatgccataactttgttattcctttccgatttcgatcaaatttttagtgttttgtttgtctgggTTTTCtatatctgttcaaatcatactATAATCAGTCTGGAGTACTCCTTAAATCGTAGAGGAAACACATGTATAGAAACGTGGTTTCTTTTGGAATTGAATAATTTAAAAGGTAATGCCCCAAAATAATGTAGGAATCCTACTACCTCCATCATCTTCGCTCGGAGTTGTGTCCGTAATTCCCAATACAATGCGCAAGGACCTGAAAAGTATAATGCCCTACTTTTATTTCCAGATACCAATGAATGTTTGAGTGGTCCTTGTCTAAACGGAGGGACTTGCAATGATGAAGTTAATGGCTATTCTTGTTTATGTGTCAACGGATATGGAGGATCACATTGTGAAACTGGTGAGGATTatttttagaaaagaaaaaactcAGAAAGATCCAATTTCATGTACTTatacatttatcatgtttatagctGTGCTTGTGGGTGTGTGTACGTGCGTAGCGCACGTGTGTGCATGGGTGTATAGGGGGTGCGTGATTGTGAGACATAGAAAGACGACACCCAAATTTTTCCGATAGTCTGTCTACTTTCAGTAGTATGTGTGTATCGAACACATTGATTAAAGTTGGAACTGaacaaaacaacaaatgatCTTGCCTGAAGTGTAACAAAAATCGGAAACCTTACCATACCGAATGATACTTTGACTTTTCTAATTTGAatcgcgattttttttccgTGGGCCATTCATGTTTACAATTGAGTAAATATTCTACCTTACAATTTTTGTCAGGCTTTGGTACAAAAGTTTTTTATTCCTCTTGCCAATATAAATTTGACTTTCTGAAtttctttccattttatttggacaTTTTATCATGTATATGTTCACGTCCTATCCTATAACTTTCAGTTCAATTCAGTTAAGTTCAGTTCGTATGTATTTAATCTCTAAAAACAGGAAGTACATATTTGCATCAAATATACACATCAAGTATACAGATTGATAATAAAGCGaataaatcatataaaaataacataAGATAGATACAATGATATTATTTGGCCTGTATGGTCACTCATAGAAGAAATCAAATAGGAAGACTTAAAATAAAGCCAGTAATGGCCTTGTGAGATAAAGCCTCTTTATAACTTTCAAATGCTTATGTGGAGCCTACTTtgcatattataataaaaacaaatgtatatatacatattaaaaAACATAGGTGACATACATTGTGTAAGGGGTGAAAGATGTCCATATAAAATTGTAACAAAGCTGCTAAATTCGACATATTTTGAAGTAAAGTATTGTTTTAATCTTCTTttaaagaggaagagagattTGCATgagcgaaaaaaaaattaggtacAGAGTTCGAGATTAACGGGAAATTAAAACGTATAGCTTTTTGTACAAAGGTTTTTCCTACTTtccataaatgaaataaactacTCATACGTGTATTGTGATACTGTACAgtattattaatacaaaatatttaccTAACCTTGTTTGGCAACTCTTTTGTGAAGTAGAAAAACCCTGATATTGCTACtcgatatttttattttactcttGGTTAGCAGAAGCGCTAACACATTACTGAACTCTTTTCACACTCAGATACTGATGAGTGTAGCAGTGTACCGTGCCTAAACGGTGGTGCCTGTATGGATGCTGTCAATAGTTACTCATGTTCTTGCGCGTCTGGCTTCGAGGGAATACACTGTGAGACTAGTAAGAATAACTTTATCTATTAACCTATATATGAAAGAATATTCTTCATAACCATGGAAATATCAAAAGCTACCAGCTAATGTATAAGCCTAGTAACTATCCCAACCATTCCTGCAATCACACATTTAGGACAATGGAACGAATGGGGAATGCGACAAAAGTTTAGTGATCAACGAGGGAAAATCGAGAAGATATAATAAAACACTCATGTAATGATTAATAGATGTAAGGCATATAGTCCATATAACGTGCATAAGAAGAATCTCTACAATTAAGCATATCGTCCATATAAGAATAATATTGATAAGTAACTTTTATACCGTGATTTTTAGACAAGGTGCGATTTCTCATATATCGCTCAATAACGTGAAAAATAACGTTATTTTTAATAAGACCGGTGTGtcggctcagttggtagagcgtccgtctcacatcCGGGAGGTCGATGGTCATGATGGTTCAAACCaaggccgcgtcagaccaaaagacgttaaaagatgggagttgctgctaccctgtttggcgttaaacaattaaagggatagagcctcgtcgatctggtacagcggctgccgggccgaCGATCAaatgggcaaaacaaattttcggagtattttatttctggtgtctatttcgaacaataaaatatggattttaagatttcaagaaaattattttgatatcttcCGAATCTTTACTGACAGATATTAATGAATGTAGCAGCAACCCGTGTCAGCATGGTGGTACCTGTTCGGATGGTGTCAATTTGTATTCATGTGCATGCCCATTACCTTACTATGGAACGAGCTGTCAGGATGGTAAGTAAATTTCGATAAGCTTTCagattgtatatatatatatatatatatatatatatatatatatatatatatatgtatgtgtgtgtgtggggggtgtaTTAtacatacagtgcgtcccccaaaaaagaaactGACCAAGATTCCCATGTCTGTATCATTTAAAGGCAAATGAATAGTGATATTTCATTCACATAATCATATAACTAATGTAttactctttattttgatacctaatatgAGACAAACACTTCACGCATTATTAGCAAGACGAAAAATAGTTGGcgcagaaaaaaatgacatgattgGTTCGTGATACGACGACCGTGCATATTCGACGTTTGgttcattagcatttcttttatAGTCTCTCACTGAaccctgaaatgagagtggattcgGATTCTGCGCAAACCGTTTCTGATGTGCctaaatatttattgtttgttatcTGCCATGCGTGAACAATTTGCAAAGCTGTTGGTTTCATGagagatgagattccactcttgccatgagtatcaaatttatagtaaaaacattttagtaATACTATTGTGTaatctatctctgaaaacgggtttccttttttttgtgggacgctcTGTATATGTACGTATAATGAAGGCATATAGATGTAAGACGTATCTTTCTGATTGTATTTATTCGGCGAGATATATTGGCCGTGAGTCATGAGGCCTCCATCAGGCCTATGTACATTGAAACAAGCAGAACAGAACAAAAACTTGCAAAATAggtaataaaaacaaagaaagtaactGAAAAGTATCTGTGATAATcatgacggggggggggggacttccatttacgagtggataccatgcgcgaccaccaccctaaacacgtattttccacatactgaaaatgcaccccttaacaagtaatgGCGagtaaaaccctacccttaacaagtattggaagcaaaacgatactcttggcaggTATtctctgaaatgaacccctaaacaaatacagccatattttattgttatgtcacgggccctggtcacgggtccgtcggtcgtcgggTTTAACCTTTACATATCATATAgatacgaccccaccttccacacctcgcgcaaatcggcctctaaacacgtagtgttggggcaaaaaggacatcctttagtttatagatttgaattttgttttatcatccccacaaacTTGACCCTAAGCACGTCGAAgtagatacccctttttcattatttttgtgttttgacacccttatcgcgttacatacgtaacgtgccctatcttgaaaaagacatccttttttcgttatttggggtcgcgcatgccccccccccctccgggaaTCACGATCAACTAATCTGAAATAGTGACAATTCAAGCACAGTTTCAGTTCATGAACATGGAGGCGTATACCACTTAACCAATaatacaagatttttttttcgatacaCTGATCTGCAAAAGTTCTGAATTCATGTAGGACGTGGCCTGTATTACTGGAccaataatgcgagcacaaagagcgagcttaaaatttgtgatctTTACTCATCAGAAAAAATTGACATCTCAAGCATCATTGAATTCATGAACAGTATAACTTTATCACAATAACTTGAGCTGAAATTGTGGATTTATTGATCTAACAAAGGAACATTTCAAACAATGTCAACAAAGTGGAGCGTTgtgtggattagtctccggactttgaaagatagggtcatgggttcaaatcccagccaggAAGTAGTttacttcagcaagaaattaatccacattgtgcttcactcaacccaggtgaggtgaatgggtacctggcaggaatttattccttgacaAAATGCCGAGCGCTGgaaagctgcttgagctacagccggggtaataatatccaagtcctttgcaagcgcatagagacgttattcataagAACTGACTATTGTTATTGTATTGAATTGACTTAATTGAACAGTAGCTTATGTCTGTAAAGCCtgtattgattttcatgaaatagaaaaataaattttcagatAAACAGTGTATGATAATAATCTGTCGAGGTgtgatctctctctctcttaaatCAGTGGGCGTGAGGCTCGCAGGTAGTTCCAGTGCTAACGAGGGACGAGTGGAAATATTATACTCCGGAAGCTGGGGGACGGTATGTGATGATGGCTTTGCAGATGTCAGTGCTGGCGTAGTATGCCGGATGTTGGGATACAATAGTGGTAGCGCTTTCTGCTGTGCTTACTTTGGCCAAGGTACTGGAAGCATCGTCCTCGATGACGTGGTTTGCGGTGGATTCGAAACCAACATTTTTGATTGCCCAAAGTCTCTCACGCATAATTGTGGCCACGGTGAGGATGTATCCGTAGTATGTGTTTAGATTCAGGTGTTGGAATGTTTCACACATTCTTGCATAATAAAAGCTTTGATCCAACCATACAAACTCTTAACATGGACCTTCAAGAGCAAGAGGGCATATTTTAAGCA carries:
- the LOC121422399 gene encoding scavenger receptor cysteine-rich domain superfamily protein-like codes for the protein MDAVNSYSCSCASGFEGIHCETNINECSSNPCQHGGTCSDGVNLYSCACPLPYYGTSCQDVGVRLAGSSSANEGRVEILYSGSWGTVCDDGFADVSAGVVCRMLGYNSGSAFCCAYFGQGTGSIVLDDVVCGGFETNIFDCPKSLTHNCGHGEDVSVVCV